GACGCTCTTTCTCACTTTCGGCGGCGGCACCAACGAGATCCAGCGTGACCTGATCGCGCTCTTCGGTCTCGGCATGCCGCGCGTGCCGCGCTTCTAATCGGGTACCGAACATGGATTTCACACTCAACGAAGATCAGCAGGCAATCAGCGACCTGGCGGGCCGGATCCTGGGCGAGCAGCTCCCGCCCGAACGGCTGACTGCCATCGAGGCACAACCGGACTGGTTTGCCGCCGACATTTGGGCGGAACTGGCAGGGGCACAGCTGCTCGGTGCGCCGTTGCGGGAGGACGTCGGCGGAGCCGGCTTCGGCATAGTCGAGGCCTGTCTCGTGCTCGAACAGATCGGCCGCACCGTTGCGCCCCTCCCGTATCTCGCCACCGTGATCCTCGGGGCGATGCCCATCGATGCATTCGGCTCGGCCGAGCAGCGCCGCCGCTACCTCCCCGCTGTCATCGACGGCTCGCTCATTCTCACTGCGGCGCTCGTCGAAACGGGCAATGTATTCGTCCCAGCGTTGCCGGCAACCGTCGCCACCCGCGACGGTGACGGCTGGCGCCTCGACGGCGAGAAGCATTTCGTCTCGGCGGCGCACCTTGCCGGACGCATGCTGGTGCCGGCGCGCACCGGCGCCGGCAGCGTCGGTGTGTTCCTCGTCGACCCGAAGGCGGCCGGTGTCGCGCTCGATCGCGTTCAGACGACGGCCCTGGAACCGCAGTTCGTGGTGACCTTGTCCGGAGCGAAGGTCGGTGCCGGCGACGTGCTGGGCCACCCAGCGCAGGGCGGTGCCATTGTCGACTGGCTGGCGCAGCGCGCCATTGCCGGGCTGTGCAGCATGCAAGCCGGCGTATGCGACGCGGCGCTGCGCCTCACGGCCAAGCACGTCTCCGAACGCGAACAGTTCGGCGTGAAGATCGCAACCTTTCAAGCGGTCGCGCAGCGCGCCGCCGACGCGTACATCGACACCGAGGCGGTTACGTTGACGGCGCGCCAAGCCGCGTGGCGGCTGGCGGCGAAGCTACCGGCCGACGAGGCGCTCTCGGTCGCCAAGTTCTGGGCGGCGGAGGGTGGCCAGCGGGTCGTCCACGCGGCGCAGCATCTGCACGGCGGCATCGGCGTCGATACCGCCTACCCGCTGCATCGCTACTTCCGTTGGACGAAGCAGATCGAGCTCACGCTGGGCGGAGCAATGGTCCACCTGGCCCGGCTCGGCGCCCGCATTGCGGCGCGGCCGCCTGGGCTGGCGTAGGAGAGCGATCGTCCGCAAGAGCCGAGACAGTCGGAGAACGGACGCTGGCACCCCTTCGGGGTGCGTGTCGGGGTGGAACGTTCGCAACCGGTGGTATCGGCCTGCGGCCGCAGGCCCGCGGCCTCAACCAGCGGCTAATCTCTGTCATCCCTTCGGGATGGGGTGGGCGCGCCCTTGGCTTGCGGTCGCAAGCTCCAGCAACGCGCGGACCTTGGTGCTGACGTCATCCGCGCGCACGATCTCACTGATCATCGCCACGGCGTCGGCGCCGGCGGACAGGACCTCAGGCATCGTCTTGGCCGTGATGCCGCCGATGGCGACGATCGGGAGCGTGACGCGGCTGCGGATCTGACGCAGGTGGTCTAATCCCTGCACCGGGTCGGGACGCTGCTTGCTGGTGGTCGGGTAGATCGGGCCGAAGCCGATGTAGTCGGCGATGCCCTCTCGCGACGCGGCTTCGGCTTGGGCCACATTGTGGGTCGAGAAGCCGATTATCCTGGTCGGCCCGAGGATCTCGCGCGCCGCGGCGACCGGCAGGTCTTCCTGGCCGAGATGGACTCCGGCGGCATCGATGAGCTTGGCGATGTCGGCCCGGTCGTTGATGATGAGCTGCGCCTGAGCGCCATCGGCGGCTGCCTTCACCGCGCGCGCGATCTCGACAAAGCGGCCCGTAGACTGATCTTTCACCCGCAACTGCAGGAGGCGCACCCCCGCATCGAGCATCGCCTGCGCCAGCCCGACGTACGACAGCTTCGGATCACTCAAGGTATCGACGATTGAGTAAAGAGGGTGGGGAAAGGAGAACATCGCTTATGGCTTATCGCATATCGCGTATCGCAGACCCGAACTTAAACATAAGCCATAAGCTATATGCCATACGCGAAGCGGCGCTCAGTCCGCGTCTGAGCGCCGCTTGGGCGCGATCTTCAGTTGGGTGATCTTTTTGTGCAGCGTGTTCCTGTTCATGCCGAGGAGCGCCGCAGCTTTGAGTTGATTGCCCTGGGTACGTTCCAACGTCAGCTCGATCAGTGGACGCTCGATGCCTTCCATGATGAGCGGATACAGATTGGTCAACTCGACCTCTCGAGTTTGGCGGAAATACTCCTTCAGCTTGAGGCGCACGACATCTTCCAACGACAGGTCATCGTAGGCGGTCGCGGCGGCATCGTGCGTCGCCAACGCCAGATCGCGCGGCATGAGCGTCGGGCCGGGGGCAAGCACGGCAGCACGCACGAGCGTGTTCTCCAGCTCGCGCACATTGCCGGGCCACGCATGCGCGTTGAGAACGTTGCGCGCCTCCGGCGAGATGCCGGTAACGTTGGTTCCCATCTCCCGGTTGATCTTGCCGATGAAGTAGTTCACCAGTTCCGGGATGTCCCCGCGGCGCTGGTGCAGCGGCGGCACCAGGATGGGCACGACCTTCAGCCGGAAGTACAAGTCCTCACGAAACCGCCCCTGCTTGACGGCGCGATCGAGGTCCTGATTGGTGGCGGCAATCAGACGGCAGTCCACCTTGATGACCTCGCGGCCGCCGATGCGCGTCAGCTCCCTTTCCTGCACGACGCGCAGGAGCTTGGCCTGCAACTCCAGCGGCATGTCGGCGATCTCATCCAGGAACAGGGTGCCACCGTGCGCGACTTCGAACATGCCGGCGCGCTGTTCCGTGGCGCCGGTGAACGCCCCGCGCTCGTGTCCGAAGAGCTCACTCTCCAGCAGATCGCGAGGGACCGCCGAGCAGTTCAACGCCACGAACGGGGCGCTCCAGCGCGGCGAGTGCGAGTGGATGGCCCGCGCGATCAGTTCCTTGCCCGTGCCGCTCTCGCCCTGAATCAAGACGGTGGCATCGGTGGGGGCCACCCGTCCGATGGTCTTGAAGATCTCCTGCATCGCGGGAGTTTTGCCAATGATTTCGACGCCCAGCTCGAACCGCCGATGCGTCTGCTCCTCGAGGCGGGTGAGATCCGTCGCTTGGCGCCGCATTTCGAGAACCCGCTGGACCAGCAGGCGCACCTCCTCGATGTCGAACGGCTTGGTGACGTAGTCATACGCTCCGCGCTTCATAGCCTCGATGGCATTGATCATGGTGTTCTGCGCGGTGATGATCACGATCGGCGTGGTCAACCCGGCCTCGCGGACCTTCGATAGCAGCGCCAGGCCATCGAGCCCGGGCATCTTGATATCGACCAACGCCAGGTCGAAGTGGTCGCGCGTCAGGGCGTCCAGTGCCGCATCGCCGGTTTCCACTTGTTCGACCGCGTGGCCTTCGCCGGCCAGCGTCGTCTGCAGCACCCAGCGGATCGACTCCTCGTCGTCCGCCACCAGAATGCGACCGGTCAGACTTGTCATGAGACCACCGGCAACGTCACGGTCACCACGGCACCGCCACTGCGCCCGTTTTCTGCATGGATGTCTCCCCCGTGTGCGGCAATGATGCGCTCGCAGATGGCCAGGCCAAGGCCGCTGCCGCGCGGCTTGGTGGTGAAAAACGGTTCGAAGACCCGTTCCAATTCCGCCGCCTCGAAACCGGGTCCGGTGTCGGCAAGCTCCACACGTAAAAACTTCCCCAGACCTCTGCGCGCATCATCGGAACCACCGTACCCCGCTTCCCCGCCAACGGCAGCCTGAGTGCTGCCGCGCCGGATGTAGAAATCGGTCTCCATCCGCGTGGTCACGGTAAGGGCGCCGCCATCTGGCATAGCCTCCAGCGCATTCTTCACCAGGTTCAAGAACACGTGTGTCAGCTGGGCCTCTTCGCCGCGCACGTCGGGCAGGCTCGGATCGATCCGGAGGCGGACGCCGACGTGCTTCGCACTCAGCTCGGTCGCCATGATCGCCAGCACCTCGTGCAACACCTTGTGAATGTTTACCGGATCCAGCTTCGGAGCGGGAGGTGTGCCGAGGGTGAGCAACTGCTCGACCAGCCGGCTCAGACGGTCGATCTCGCGGATCATGACACCGGTGTATTCCCCGATCTCCGGCTGATCGGCGAAGCGTTGGGCGAGCAGTTGCGCCGCACCTTTGATGCCGCCGAGCGGGTTCTTCACCTCATGCGCCAGACCGGCGACGAGCCCTCCCAGGCGCGCCAACGTCTCATTGCGGCGGGATTCGTCCTCGAGCTTCTTTTGGTAACTGAGGTCCTGGATCACCAGCGCCGCACCCTGGATCTGGCCCTCTGGTCCCCATATGGGCGAGCAGCTGACGCGCACCGGCACGGTTCCCTGGCGCGTGGACAAGCTCTCCTCGCCGCACGACTGATTTTGCGCCAGGGTCCGCGTGCGCCGCACCATCGCCGCAAGCACCGGCGTGGATGCGAAGACGTCGGTGCACGGCCGCTGCAGCACCTGCGCTTCGGCCAAGCCGGTCAGTGCTTCGGCGGCCTGGTTGAACATCGTAATGCGATCGTTGTCGTCGGTGAGAACCACCGCATCCGCCAGACTCGCCAGCACATTCTCCAGTGGGTCCGGGGCCACCCGCGCCGCCGCAGCCGGAGGCTGCGGATTCTTTCTCTTGTGCCTCGCCGCCAGCATCCGTGAATCGTAACACACGGCCGTAGCGTCGGAAACGGGCACGTCGGAAACGACACGTCGGAAACGGGCACGTTGACAACGGCGTCGAGCCCACGTTAGCTTGACGTCTCTGATGATCAGCGTCCGCAACGCAATCGATGTGATTTTGGGCGAGGTGCACGCGCTGGGCACGGAACGCATCGCCCTACCGCAGGCCTTGGGCCGGGTCTTGACCGAGTCGGTGACAGCGAGCCGTGATGTGCCTCCATTTCGTAACGCCGCCATGGATGGCTACGCGCTGCGAGCGGCGGATGTTGCCGCCGCAACGGCAGAGAGGCCGGTTATCCTGCCTGTGCTCGAGACCGTAGGTGCCGGCAGCGTACCGCGCCACAGCGTCGCCGCCGGAACCGCCATCAAGATCATGACCGGCTCGCCGATGCCTGAAGGCGGCGACGCAGTCGTGCGCATCGAAGACACACAAGAGCAGGGCGGTCAGGTGCGCGTCTTCAGCAGCGTGCCGGCCGCTGCGCACGTGCGCCAGCCCGGTGAGGATATGCGGGTGGGTGAAACGGTGCTGGCGCCCGGACGCGCGTTGCGCCCGGCGGACATTGGTCTGTTGGCCTCGCTGGGAATCGCGGTCATGCCCGTGCAGCGGCGGCCGGTGGTCGCAATCTTGGCCACCGGAGACGAGTTGGTGGAACTCGGCCAGCCGCTGGCCCCAGGCCAGATCGTCAATAGCAACGCCTACACACTGGCGGCGGCGGTCGAAGAGGCAGGCGCCATTCCGCGCCTGCTGGGGATCGTGCGCGATACGCCCGACGCCACCCGGCAGGCATTTGCCGACGCGTTTGCGGCCGACGTGGTCCTGTCTACCGGCGGCGTTTCAATGGGCGCGTTTGACCTGGTGCGTGAGACCCTGACGGGGCTGGGCGTCGTCGAACGCTTCTGGAAGGTGGCGCAGAGGCCGGGGAAGCCGCTGATGTTTGGAGTGCGTGACCGGACACCGGTGTTTGGCTTGCCGGGCAACCCGGTATCTTCCCTCGTGTGCTTCTATATCTACGTCGGTCCGGCGTTGCGCGCCATGCAAGGGCTGACGCGCGTCCATCTGC
This DNA window, taken from Candidatus Binatia bacterium, encodes the following:
- a CDS encoding acyl-CoA dehydrogenase family protein — protein: MDFTLNEDQQAISDLAGRILGEQLPPERLTAIEAQPDWFAADIWAELAGAQLLGAPLREDVGGAGFGIVEACLVLEQIGRTVAPLPYLATVILGAMPIDAFGSAEQRRRYLPAVIDGSLILTAALVETGNVFVPALPATVATRDGDGWRLDGEKHFVSAAHLAGRMLVPARTGAGSVGVFLVDPKAAGVALDRVQTTALEPQFVVTLSGAKVGAGDVLGHPAQGGAIVDWLAQRAIAGLCSMQAGVCDAALRLTAKHVSEREQFGVKIATFQAVAQRAADAYIDTEAVTLTARQAAWRLAAKLPADEALSVAKFWAAEGGQRVVHAAQHLHGGIGVDTAYPLHRYFRWTKQIELTLGGAMVHLARLGARIAARPPGLA
- the thiE gene encoding thiamine phosphate synthase codes for the protein MFSFPHPLYSIVDTLSDPKLSYVGLAQAMLDAGVRLLQLRVKDQSTGRFVEIARAVKAAADGAQAQLIINDRADIAKLIDAAGVHLGQEDLPVAAAREILGPTRIIGFSTHNVAQAEAASREGIADYIGFGPIYPTTSKQRPDPVQGLDHLRQIRSRVTLPIVAIGGITAKTMPEVLSAGADAVAMISEIVRADDVSTKVRALLELATASQGRAHPIPKG
- a CDS encoding sigma-54 dependent transcriptional regulator, translated to MTSLTGRILVADDEESIRWVLQTTLAGEGHAVEQVETGDAALDALTRDHFDLALVDIKMPGLDGLALLSKVREAGLTTPIVIITAQNTMINAIEAMKRGAYDYVTKPFDIEEVRLLVQRVLEMRRQATDLTRLEEQTHRRFELGVEIIGKTPAMQEIFKTIGRVAPTDATVLIQGESGTGKELIARAIHSHSPRWSAPFVALNCSAVPRDLLESELFGHERGAFTGATEQRAGMFEVAHGGTLFLDEIADMPLELQAKLLRVVQERELTRIGGREVIKVDCRLIAATNQDLDRAVKQGRFREDLYFRLKVVPILVPPLHQRRGDIPELVNYFIGKINREMGTNVTGISPEARNVLNAHAWPGNVRELENTLVRAAVLAPGPTLMPRDLALATHDAAATAYDDLSLEDVVRLKLKEYFRQTREVELTNLYPLIMEGIERPLIELTLERTQGNQLKAAALLGMNRNTLHKKITQLKIAPKRRSDAD
- a CDS encoding ATP-binding protein — its product is MLAARHKRKNPQPPAAAARVAPDPLENVLASLADAVVLTDDNDRITMFNQAAEALTGLAEAQVLQRPCTDVFASTPVLAAMVRRTRTLAQNQSCGEESLSTRQGTVPVRVSCSPIWGPEGQIQGAALVIQDLSYQKKLEDESRRNETLARLGGLVAGLAHEVKNPLGGIKGAAQLLAQRFADQPEIGEYTGVMIREIDRLSRLVEQLLTLGTPPAPKLDPVNIHKVLHEVLAIMATELSAKHVGVRLRIDPSLPDVRGEEAQLTHVFLNLVKNALEAMPDGGALTVTTRMETDFYIRRGSTQAAVGGEAGYGGSDDARRGLGKFLRVELADTGPGFEAAELERVFEPFFTTKPRGSGLGLAICERIIAAHGGDIHAENGRSGGAVVTVTLPVVS
- the glp gene encoding gephyrin-like molybdotransferase Glp; the protein is MISVRNAIDVILGEVHALGTERIALPQALGRVLTESVTASRDVPPFRNAAMDGYALRAADVAAATAERPVILPVLETVGAGSVPRHSVAAGTAIKIMTGSPMPEGGDAVVRIEDTQEQGGQVRVFSSVPAAAHVRQPGEDMRVGETVLAPGRALRPADIGLLASLGIAVMPVQRRPVVAILATGDELVELGQPLAPGQIVNSNAYTLAAAVEEAGAIPRLLGIVRDTPDATRQAFADAFAADVVLSTGGVSMGAFDLVRETLTGLGVVERFWKVAQRPGKPLMFGVRDRTPVFGLPGNPVSSLVCFYIYVGPALRAMQGLTRVHLPVVTATAAENVRTADGLTEFVRCMLEGEPGCYQARPTGSQSSGVLRSLSLGDGLMISPPEVRIIERGNPVRVMLLSSDGVVTPPV